One Streptomyces sp. RPA4-2 genomic window carries:
- a CDS encoding calcium:proton antiporter gives MIVPLRSLVTRWTAVVPVVAVVLLVLTWGRDLPGAMVALVTVVLAGAVLAAVHHAEVVAHRVGEPFGSLVLAVAVTIIEVALIVTLMADGGAKSSTLARDTVFAAVMITCNGIVGVCLLVASLRHGLAVFNAEGTGAALATVATLATLSLVFPTFTTSKPGPEFSTAQLTFAALASLVLYGLFVTTQTVRHRDYFLPVTRQGQVIDVDDHADAPSARAARISMALLALALVGVVGLAKGVSPTIESGVEAAGMPQSVVGVIIALLVLLPETIAALRSARRDRVQTSLNLALGSAMASIGLTIPAVALASVWLSGPLVLGLGPTHMVLLVLTVVVSSLTVVPGRATPLQGGVHLVLFAAYLELAVTP, from the coding sequence ATGATCGTTCCGCTCCGGTCGCTCGTGACACGGTGGACGGCCGTCGTCCCCGTGGTCGCGGTGGTCCTGCTCGTCCTCACCTGGGGGCGCGACCTGCCCGGCGCGATGGTCGCGCTGGTGACCGTGGTCCTCGCCGGGGCGGTGCTGGCAGCGGTCCACCACGCGGAGGTGGTGGCGCACCGGGTCGGTGAACCCTTCGGCTCTCTCGTTCTCGCCGTCGCCGTCACGATCATCGAGGTGGCGCTGATCGTCACCCTGATGGCGGACGGCGGCGCCAAGAGCTCGACCCTCGCCCGCGACACGGTGTTCGCGGCCGTGATGATCACCTGCAACGGCATCGTCGGAGTGTGTCTGCTCGTCGCCTCCCTGCGCCACGGGCTCGCCGTCTTCAACGCCGAGGGCACCGGGGCAGCCCTCGCGACCGTCGCGACGCTCGCCACACTCAGCCTGGTCTTCCCGACCTTCACCACCAGCAAGCCGGGCCCCGAGTTCTCCACGGCCCAGCTCACCTTCGCCGCGCTCGCCTCTCTCGTCCTGTACGGCCTGTTCGTGACGACCCAGACCGTGCGGCACCGCGACTACTTCCTCCCGGTCACCCGCCAGGGCCAGGTGATCGACGTGGACGACCACGCGGACGCCCCGTCCGCCCGCGCAGCGAGGATCAGCATGGCACTGCTCGCCCTCGCGCTCGTGGGCGTGGTCGGCCTCGCCAAGGGCGTCTCGCCCACCATCGAATCCGGTGTCGAGGCGGCCGGCATGCCGCAGTCCGTGGTCGGCGTGATCATCGCACTGCTCGTGCTGCTCCCCGAGACGATCGCCGCGCTCCGGTCGGCCCGTCGCGACCGCGTGCAGACCAGTCTCAACCTGGCCCTCGGCTCCGCGATGGCCAGCATCGGCCTGACGATTCCCGCGGTCGCGCTGGCGTCCGTCTGGCTCTCCGGGCCGCTTGTCCTCGGCCTCGGCCCCACCCATATGGTGCTGCTCGTGCTGACGGTGGTCGTGAGCTCCCTGACGGTCGTCCCGGGACGCGCCACGCCTCTCCAGGGAGGCGTCCATCTGGTGCTGTTCGCCGCGTACCTGGAGCTGGCGGTCACCCCTTAG
- a CDS encoding TerD family protein codes for MTVNMTKGQAISLQKNDGGTLTAVRMGLGWQAAPRRGLFGSRTREIDLDASAVLFADKQPVDVVFFRHLVSDDGSVRHTGDNVVGGVGQGGDDEAILVDLQRLPVHIDQIVFTVNSFTGQTFQEVQNAFCRLVDETNGQELARYTLAGGGQYTAQIMAKVHRAGPGWQMTALGTPANGRTFQDLMPAILPHL; via the coding sequence GTGACGGTCAACATGACCAAGGGTCAGGCCATCAGTCTGCAGAAGAACGACGGGGGCACCCTCACCGCGGTGCGCATGGGGCTCGGCTGGCAGGCGGCACCCCGGCGCGGCCTGTTCGGCTCGCGCACCCGGGAGATCGACCTCGACGCCTCGGCCGTGCTGTTCGCCGACAAGCAGCCGGTCGACGTGGTGTTCTTCCGTCACCTCGTCAGCGACGACGGCTCCGTGCGGCACACCGGCGACAATGTGGTCGGCGGCGTGGGCCAGGGCGGCGACGACGAGGCGATCCTCGTCGACCTCCAGCGCCTCCCCGTCCACATCGACCAGATCGTCTTCACCGTGAACTCCTTCACGGGCCAGACGTTCCAGGAGGTGCAGAACGCGTTCTGCCGTCTGGTCGACGAGACCAACGGCCAGGAGCTCGCCCGCTACACGCTCGCGGGCGGCGGCCAGTACACCGCCCAGATCATGGCGAAGGTGCACCGCGCCGGTCCGGGCTGGCAGATGACGGCCCTCGGCACCCCGGCCAACGGCCGTACCTTCCAGGACCTGATGCCCGCGATCCTGCCGCACCTGTAG
- the uvrB gene encoding excinuclease ABC subunit UvrB, whose protein sequence is MRPVSKIERSVAPFEVVSSYQPSGDQPAAIAELEKRVRAGEKDVVLLGATGTGKSATTAWMIEKLQRPTLVMAPNKTLAAQLANEFRELLPNNAVEYFVSYYDYYQPEAYVPQSDTYIEKDSSINEEVERLRHSATNSLLTRRDVVVVASVSCIYGLGTPQEYVDRMVSLKVGDEIDRDDLLRRFVDIQYTRNDVAFARGTFRVRGDTIEIFPVYEELAVRIEMFGDEIEALSTLHPLTGEVISDDEQIYVFPATHYVAGPERMERAVNDIEKELGERLPELEKQGKLLEAQRLRMRTTYDLEMLRQIGSCSGVENYSMHFDGREPGSPPNTLIDYFPDDFLLVIDESHNTVPQIGAMYEGDASRKRTLVDHGFRLPSALDNRPLKWEEFQERIGQTVYLSATPGKYELSRADGYVEQIIRPTGLIDPEVVVKPTEGQIDDLVHEIRERTEKDERVLVTTLTKKMAEDLTDYFLELGIQVRYLHSDVDTLRRVELLRELRAGEFDVLVGINLLREGLDLPEVSLVSILDADKEGFLRSGTSLIQTIGRAARNVSGQVHMYADRITPAMEKAIDETNRRREKQVAYNEERGIDPQPLRKKINDIVAQIAREDVDTEQLLGSGYRKAKDGKGAKAPVPSLGGKAAKSAKSAAKTPTDRPAAELAEQIEELTERMRAAAADLQFEIAARLRDEVSEMKKELRQMREAGLA, encoded by the coding sequence ATGCGGCCCGTATCAAAGATCGAACGTTCGGTGGCGCCCTTCGAGGTCGTCAGTTCCTACCAGCCGAGCGGTGACCAGCCGGCGGCCATCGCCGAGCTGGAGAAGCGCGTCCGCGCGGGTGAGAAGGACGTCGTCCTGCTGGGCGCGACCGGCACCGGCAAGTCCGCCACCACCGCGTGGATGATCGAGAAGCTCCAGCGCCCCACGCTCGTCATGGCACCGAACAAGACGCTGGCCGCCCAGCTGGCCAACGAGTTCCGCGAGCTGCTCCCGAACAACGCGGTCGAGTACTTCGTCTCGTACTACGACTACTACCAGCCCGAGGCCTACGTCCCCCAGTCGGACACCTACATCGAGAAGGACTCCTCGATCAACGAGGAGGTCGAGCGGCTGCGCCACTCCGCGACCAACTCGCTGCTCACCCGACGCGACGTCGTGGTGGTCGCCTCGGTCTCCTGCATCTACGGCCTCGGTACGCCGCAGGAATACGTCGACCGGATGGTCAGCCTCAAGGTCGGCGACGAGATCGACCGTGACGACCTGCTGCGCCGCTTCGTCGACATCCAGTACACCCGTAACGACGTGGCGTTCGCCCGGGGCACCTTCCGGGTCCGCGGCGACACCATCGAGATCTTCCCGGTCTACGAGGAGCTCGCCGTCCGCATCGAGATGTTCGGCGACGAGATCGAGGCGCTCTCCACGCTGCACCCGCTCACCGGCGAGGTCATCAGCGACGACGAACAGATCTACGTGTTCCCGGCGACCCACTACGTGGCGGGTCCCGAGCGCATGGAGCGCGCCGTCAACGACATCGAGAAGGAGCTGGGCGAGCGTCTCCCCGAGCTGGAGAAGCAGGGCAAGCTCCTGGAAGCCCAGCGGCTGCGCATGCGCACCACGTACGACCTCGAGATGCTGCGCCAGATCGGCTCCTGCTCCGGCGTGGAGAACTACTCGATGCACTTCGACGGACGTGAGCCCGGCTCCCCGCCGAACACGCTCATCGACTACTTCCCGGACGACTTCCTGCTCGTCATCGACGAGTCGCACAACACGGTGCCGCAGATCGGTGCCATGTACGAAGGCGACGCCTCCCGCAAGCGCACGCTCGTCGACCACGGCTTCCGGCTTCCCTCCGCCCTGGACAACCGCCCCCTGAAGTGGGAGGAGTTCCAGGAGCGCATCGGACAGACCGTCTATCTGTCGGCGACCCCGGGCAAGTACGAGCTCTCCCGCGCGGACGGCTACGTCGAACAGATCATCCGACCCACCGGTCTGATCGACCCCGAGGTCGTCGTCAAACCCACCGAGGGCCAGATCGACGACCTGGTGCACGAGATCCGCGAGCGCACCGAGAAGGACGAACGCGTCCTGGTCACCACGCTCACCAAGAAGATGGCCGAGGACCTCACCGACTACTTCCTGGAACTCGGCATCCAGGTGCGCTATCTGCACAGCGACGTCGACACCCTGCGCCGGGTCGAGCTGCTGCGCGAGCTGCGCGCGGGCGAGTTCGACGTCCTGGTCGGCATCAACCTGCTGCGAGAGGGCCTCGACCTGCCCGAGGTGTCCCTGGTGTCGATCCTCGACGCCGACAAGGAGGGCTTCCTGCGCTCGGGCACCTCCCTGATCCAGACCATCGGCCGCGCGGCGCGCAACGTCTCCGGCCAGGTCCACATGTACGCCGACCGGATCACCCCGGCGATGGAGAAGGCCATCGACGAGACCAACCGGCGCCGCGAGAAGCAGGTCGCGTACAACGAGGAGAGGGGCATCGACCCGCAGCCCCTCCGCAAGAAGATCAACGACATCGTGGCGCAGATCGCCCGCGAGGACGTCGACACGGAGCAGCTGCTCGGCTCGGGCTACCGCAAGGCGAAGGACGGCAAGGGAGCCAAGGCCCCGGTGCCCTCGCTCGGTGGCAAGGCGGCCAAGTCCGCCAAGAGCGCCGCGAAGACCCCGACCGACCGCCCCGCGGCCGAGCTCGCCGAGCAGATCGAGGAGCTGACGGAGCGCATGCGGGCCGCCGCGGCGGACCTCCAGTTCGAGATCGCGGCCCGACTGCGCGACGAGGTGTCGGAGATGAAGAAGGAACTGCGTCAGATGAGGGAGGCGGGCCTGGCCTGA
- a CDS encoding TerC/Alx family metal homeostasis membrane protein, which yields MDVSLTLWVLTILGLAALIAVDFFIGRKPHDVSIKEAGIWTLVWIALAGLFGLGLLVFSGGQPAGEFFAGFITEKSLSVDNLFVFVLIMAKFAVPSQYQQRVLLVGVLIALVLRAIFIAAGAAIIANFAWVFYIFGAFLIYTAWKLIQEARADEDEEEFEENRLLKAAEKRFGVADRYHGTKLWIRQNGKRVMTPMLVVMLAIGTTDVLFALDSIPAIFGLTQDPYIVFTANAFALMGLRQLYFLIGGLLKKLVHLSYGLSVILGFIGVKLVLHALHESGVHVPEISIPVSLGVICAVLVVTTITSLTATRKQAARENSEGTRKDSIDV from the coding sequence GTGGATGTTTCCTTGACCCTTTGGGTCCTCACGATCCTGGGCCTTGCCGCCCTCATCGCGGTCGACTTCTTCATCGGCCGCAAACCGCACGACGTATCGATCAAGGAAGCCGGAATCTGGACGCTCGTCTGGATCGCTCTGGCCGGACTGTTCGGACTGGGGCTGCTCGTCTTCTCCGGCGGCCAGCCGGCCGGCGAGTTCTTCGCGGGCTTCATCACCGAGAAGTCGCTGAGCGTGGACAACCTCTTCGTCTTCGTCCTGATCATGGCGAAGTTCGCGGTGCCCTCGCAGTACCAGCAGCGCGTGCTCCTCGTCGGTGTGCTCATAGCGCTCGTCCTGCGCGCGATCTTCATCGCCGCGGGCGCCGCGATCATCGCGAACTTCGCGTGGGTCTTCTACATCTTCGGCGCGTTCCTCATCTACACGGCCTGGAAGCTGATCCAGGAGGCCCGGGCCGACGAGGACGAGGAGGAGTTCGAGGAGAACCGCCTGCTCAAGGCCGCGGAGAAGCGCTTCGGCGTGGCCGACCGCTACCACGGCACCAAGCTGTGGATCCGGCAGAACGGCAAGCGCGTCATGACGCCGATGCTGGTCGTGATGCTCGCGATCGGCACCACGGACGTGCTCTTCGCGCTGGACTCCATCCCCGCGATCTTCGGTCTGACCCAGGACCCGTACATCGTCTTCACGGCCAACGCGTTCGCGCTGATGGGGCTGCGTCAGCTGTACTTCCTGATCGGCGGCCTGCTGAAGAAGCTGGTCCACCTCTCCTACGGCCTGTCGGTCATCCTCGGTTTCATCGGCGTCAAGCTCGTGCTGCACGCGCTCCACGAGTCCGGCGTCCACGTCCCCGAGATATCCATCCCGGTCTCGCTCGGTGTCATCTGCGCGGTCCTGGTCGTCACGACGATCACCAGCCTGACGGCCACCAGGAAGCAGGCGGCGCGGGAGAACTCCGAAGGCACTCGGAAGGACAGCATCGACGTCTGA
- a CDS encoding TerD family protein: MTAELVRGQNHPLSQVRLEVRVSAGRPVVAGATLSDEQGRVRGVEWVAHPGAPTLPGLEVSKQAAADHRLAFDLDALPGTVHRVSVLLALPTGVGPVRFGAVAAPFVAVTGLDGSEVASYTITGLDTESAVVALELYRRQGAWKVRAVGQGYAGGLAELLTDQGLPEARRLADSINEAVAQGLARSVSAPPPRTPDADRSRQAAASAPGPDQPYAGPQGASGTVPPLQPPSSSPYDTPGGQGATVPQPGYQGGGTAQTDPSAVPQPSAAATGPVDYSHPGLSRPRRRPRPRRPHRPPPGQPARPVAGDATGWSMEERLYNQVWGMFEDLARTTAAYRSAVDFADSRMEQELDKALSDPRSRIGGQGDAAREAAQAKHADLVDQARAALDRDLAQLTAEADVVEPALPAAYARWDNPVWHGYRVPMEIPMAVRLGDLHLPESEELSIPMLVRLPLERGLWIDSGRATLEDSLADSDELRRLAMDTAVANAARLLAVYPAGEFTVHVIDPAGSAASSLAPLVRSGVLDGRPAAGATGVADVLARLTRRVDLVQMAVRGGAADSLPPGLDTAEQLLIVNDFPHGFDDRAVTQLRYLADEGPAVGVHLMLVADREDAAGYGPLLDPLWRALLRLTPVPDDHLADPWVGHAWTYEPALVPSGSQVLQQVLSQVAAARRPWNR; the protein is encoded by the coding sequence ATGACGGCCGAGCTGGTCCGGGGGCAGAACCACCCGCTCTCCCAGGTCCGTCTTGAGGTCCGCGTATCGGCCGGCCGGCCGGTCGTGGCCGGTGCCACGCTCAGCGACGAGCAGGGCAGGGTCCGGGGCGTCGAATGGGTGGCGCACCCGGGCGCGCCCACCCTTCCCGGGCTCGAGGTCTCCAAGCAGGCGGCGGCCGACCACCGCCTGGCGTTCGATCTCGACGCCCTGCCAGGGACCGTGCACCGGGTCAGCGTGCTGCTCGCGCTGCCGACCGGCGTCGGTCCGGTCCGGTTCGGCGCCGTGGCCGCCCCCTTCGTCGCCGTGACCGGACTCGACGGCTCCGAGGTCGCCAGCTACACCATCACCGGCCTGGACACCGAGTCGGCCGTCGTCGCCCTGGAGCTCTACCGCAGACAGGGCGCCTGGAAGGTGCGCGCGGTCGGCCAGGGGTACGCGGGCGGCCTCGCCGAACTCCTCACCGACCAGGGACTGCCCGAGGCCCGCCGGCTCGCGGACAGCATCAACGAGGCGGTGGCACAGGGGCTGGCCCGCTCGGTGTCGGCGCCCCCGCCCCGCACGCCGGACGCGGACCGCTCACGGCAGGCGGCCGCCTCGGCACCGGGACCGGATCAGCCGTACGCCGGACCGCAGGGCGCCTCAGGGACCGTACCGCCGCTCCAGCCCCCGTCCTCGTCCCCGTACGACACGCCCGGCGGTCAGGGAGCCACCGTGCCGCAGCCGGGGTACCAGGGCGGCGGCACCGCGCAGACCGATCCCTCCGCGGTCCCCCAGCCGTCCGCGGCCGCCACCGGCCCGGTCGACTACAGCCATCCGGGCTTAAGCAGACCTCGGCGCCGCCCCCGCCCCCGCCGACCGCACCGGCCCCCGCCCGGACAGCCCGCGCGGCCCGTCGCGGGCGACGCGACCGGCTGGTCCATGGAGGAGCGCCTCTACAACCAGGTGTGGGGGATGTTCGAGGACCTGGCCCGCACCACGGCCGCCTATCGCAGCGCCGTCGACTTCGCCGACTCGCGCATGGAGCAGGAACTCGACAAGGCCCTGTCCGACCCGCGCAGCCGGATCGGCGGCCAGGGCGACGCCGCCCGCGAGGCCGCCCAGGCCAAGCACGCCGACCTGGTCGACCAGGCCCGCGCGGCGCTCGACCGGGACCTCGCCCAGCTCACCGCCGAGGCGGACGTCGTCGAGCCCGCGCTGCCCGCGGCGTACGCACGCTGGGACAACCCGGTCTGGCACGGCTACCGGGTGCCCATGGAGATCCCCATGGCCGTGCGCCTCGGCGACCTCCATCTGCCCGAGAGCGAGGAGCTGAGCATTCCGATGCTGGTCCGGCTCCCGCTGGAGCGCGGCCTGTGGATCGACAGCGGACGAGCCACTCTGGAGGACTCGCTCGCCGACTCCGACGAGCTGCGCCGGCTAGCGATGGACACGGCGGTGGCGAACGCCGCGCGGCTGCTCGCCGTCTATCCCGCGGGCGAGTTCACGGTGCACGTCATCGACCCGGCCGGTTCCGCGGCGTCGTCCCTCGCACCGCTGGTGCGCTCCGGGGTGCTGGACGGCCGGCCCGCGGCCGGTGCCACAGGCGTGGCCGACGTCCTGGCCCGGCTCACCCGGCGTGTGGACCTGGTGCAGATGGCGGTGCGCGGCGGAGCCGCCGACTCGTTGCCGCCCGGCCTCGACACCGCGGAGCAGTTGCTGATCGTCAACGACTTCCCGCACGGCTTCGACGACCGCGCCGTCACCCAGCTGCGCTATCTCGCGGACGAGGGACCGGCCGTCGGCGTCCATCTGATGCTGGTGGCCGACCGGGAGGACGCCGCCGGTTACGGACCCCTGCTGGACCCTTTGTGGCGCGCGCTGTTGCGGCTCACGCCGGTGCCCGACGACCACCTCGCCGACCCGTGGGTCGGTCACGCCTGGACGTACGAGCCCGCGCTCGTCCCGTCGGGCAGCCAGGTGCTCCAGCAGGTGCTCTCCCAGGTCGCGGCGGCCCGCCGTCCGTGGAACCGCTGA
- a CDS encoding MFS transporter, which translates to MLRLAAASLVGTAIEFYDFFVYGTAAALVLGPLFFPTFSPLAGTLAAFATFGVGFVARPLGSVLFGHIGDRRGRRPVLVASLLLTGAATVAVGFVPTYDTLGAAAPALLLVLRFLQGLGLGGEWGGAVLLTAEHAPAERRGLWSSFPQMGPSLGFVLANGVMLVLSAALSDAQFADWGWRVPFWASGVLAAAGLWLRGSLPESPRFLEVRDHSRAPIVEVVRDHWRLVLLTAGGLAVGYAVFYAVTTWALAYGVERLGVSRTVMLACIMAAVVVKGSLTPVVALLGDRYGRRPLCLAGCTAAALWMFPMIALLSTGEPLLMFLGFLVALLAFITMFAVIAAYLPELYEPRVRCTGAAVGYNLGGVLGGALTPIVATAVAEGERVPWGVAAYLTGVALLSLGCFALLPETRPVPRLAVSAVTE; encoded by the coding sequence GCTGCCGCGCTCGTCCTCGGGCCACTCTTCTTCCCCACCTTCTCGCCACTGGCGGGAACACTCGCGGCCTTCGCGACGTTCGGCGTCGGGTTCGTCGCCCGCCCTCTCGGCTCGGTGCTGTTCGGGCACATCGGGGACCGGCGCGGACGGCGGCCGGTGCTCGTCGCCTCATTGCTGCTGACCGGCGCGGCGACGGTCGCGGTCGGCTTTGTACCGACGTACGACACCCTCGGCGCGGCCGCTCCCGCGCTCCTTCTCGTGCTGCGGTTCCTGCAGGGGCTCGGGCTCGGCGGGGAGTGGGGCGGGGCGGTACTGCTGACCGCCGAGCACGCGCCCGCCGAGCGTCGCGGGCTGTGGTCCAGCTTCCCGCAGATGGGTCCCTCGCTGGGGTTCGTGCTGGCCAACGGCGTGATGCTGGTGCTGTCGGCGGCACTGTCCGACGCGCAGTTCGCCGACTGGGGGTGGCGGGTGCCGTTCTGGGCCTCGGGTGTGCTCGCGGCGGCGGGGCTGTGGCTGCGCGGCTCGCTACCGGAGAGTCCGCGGTTCCTGGAGGTGCGGGACCACTCGCGGGCGCCGATCGTCGAGGTGGTGCGCGACCACTGGCGGCTCGTGCTGCTGACGGCCGGCGGGCTCGCGGTCGGCTACGCGGTCTTCTACGCGGTGACGACCTGGGCGCTCGCCTACGGAGTCGAGCGGCTGGGTGTGAGCCGTACCGTCATGCTGGCCTGCATCATGGCGGCCGTGGTGGTGAAGGGCTCCCTGACGCCCGTGGTCGCACTGCTCGGAGACCGTTACGGACGGCGGCCGCTGTGCCTGGCGGGGTGCACGGCCGCCGCGCTGTGGATGTTCCCGATGATCGCGCTGCTGTCGACCGGCGAACCCCTGCTGATGTTCCTCGGGTTCCTGGTCGCGCTGCTCGCCTTCATCACGATGTTCGCCGTGATCGCCGCGTATCTTCCGGAGTTGTACGAGCCTCGGGTGCGCTGCACGGGAGCGGCCGTGGGCTACAACCTGGGCGGGGTCCTCGGGGGCGCGCTCACGCCGATCGTGGCGACGGCGGTGGCCGAGGGAGAACGGGTTCCCTGGGGCGTGGCCGCGTATCTGACGGGGGTCGCGCTGCTCAGTCTGGGGTGCTTCGCGCTGCTGCCGGAGACCCGGCCGGTGCCCCGTCTGGCCGTCTCGGCCGTCACCGAATGA
- a CDS encoding MHYT domain-containing protein, whose amino-acid sequence MQGTIDGFSYGLVTPVVAFLMACLGGALGLRCTTRSMLATRSWRTGWLALGSAAIGSGIWTMHFIAMMGFSVDGTPIHYDRPTTFASLGVAIVMVGVGIFIVGYRGATGTALFTGGTITGLGIASMHYLGMAGMRLNGKLEYNTLTVSASVVIAVVAAITALWAAGQVRGFLWSVGASLVMGLAVSGMHYTGMAALSVHLHHTSSTPAGDSATSLLAPMMIGPLVFLCLAGAVVLFDPLMVTGGPDRTPVERIPGIPAHPGGLYSGHRPQRYPGHDRAHRSVRTPQSR is encoded by the coding sequence ATGCAGGGCACGATCGACGGCTTCAGCTACGGACTCGTCACACCGGTGGTGGCGTTCCTCATGGCCTGCCTGGGTGGAGCGCTCGGCCTTCGGTGCACCACCAGATCGATGCTGGCCACCCGTTCCTGGCGGACCGGCTGGCTCGCCCTCGGCTCGGCCGCGATCGGTTCCGGCATCTGGACCATGCACTTCATCGCCATGATGGGGTTCTCGGTCGATGGGACCCCGATCCACTACGACAGGCCCACGACGTTCGCGAGCCTGGGCGTGGCCATCGTCATGGTCGGCGTCGGGATCTTCATCGTGGGCTACCGCGGCGCCACCGGCACGGCACTGTTCACCGGGGGCACCATCACCGGTCTGGGCATCGCCTCCATGCACTATTTGGGCATGGCCGGCATGCGCCTGAACGGAAAGCTGGAGTACAACACCCTCACCGTCTCCGCCTCGGTCGTCATAGCCGTCGTCGCCGCCATCACCGCGCTGTGGGCGGCGGGCCAGGTCCGGGGATTCCTCTGGAGCGTGGGCGCCAGCCTCGTCATGGGGCTGGCTGTCAGCGGCATGCACTACACGGGTATGGCCGCCCTCAGCGTCCATCTCCACCACACCTCCAGCACCCCCGCGGGCGATTCGGCCACCTCCTTGCTCGCGCCCATGATGATCGGCCCGCTGGTCTTCCTCTGTCTGGCCGGCGCCGTCGTGCTGTTCGACCCCCTGATGGTGACGGGCGGGCCGGACCGGACCCCCGTGGAACGCATACCCGGCATTCCGGCCCACCCCGGGGGTCTTTATTCAGGTCACAGACCGCAGCGGTACCCCGGCCACGACCGTGCGCACCGGAGCGTACGCACCCCGCAGAGCCGGTGA
- a CDS encoding methylated-DNA--[protein]-cysteine S-methyltransferase: MNSHGQDEHRAVWSVVGTDIGPLLLAATDDGLVNVVFHATDAVRDRALERLAARLGTEPVEAPASPLLAEAIRQVGAYFAGERRDFELPLDWSLISGFNRQVLRELESGVAYGAVVGYGDLARRVGQPGAAQAVGVAMGSNPLPVVVPCHRVVESDGGIGGFGGGLETKRRLLALEGVLPEPLF; the protein is encoded by the coding sequence ATGAACAGCCATGGGCAGGACGAGCATCGGGCCGTGTGGAGCGTCGTCGGCACGGACATCGGTCCGCTGCTGCTGGCGGCCACGGACGACGGCCTGGTGAACGTGGTGTTCCACGCCACGGACGCGGTCCGCGACAGGGCGCTCGAGCGGCTCGCCGCACGCTTGGGCACCGAGCCGGTCGAGGCACCGGCATCTCCGCTCCTGGCCGAAGCGATACGCCAGGTCGGGGCGTACTTCGCGGGTGAGCGTCGTGACTTCGAGCTGCCGCTGGACTGGTCGCTCATCTCCGGGTTCAACCGCCAGGTGCTGCGTGAGCTGGAGTCCGGCGTCGCGTACGGCGCGGTCGTGGGCTATGGCGACCTCGCCCGGCGGGTGGGGCAGCCGGGCGCGGCGCAGGCGGTCGGCGTGGCAATGGGCTCGAACCCGCTGCCGGTCGTCGTGCCGTGTCACCGGGTCGTGGAGAGCGACGGCGGCATCGGAGGGTTCGGGGGCGGACTGGAGACGAAGCGGCGGCTGCTGGCGCTGGAAGGGGTGCTGCCGGAACCGCTGTTCTGA
- a CDS encoding glycerophosphodiester phosphodiesterase — MHARVAAATTTAILGGTVLLGGTASLLPAPHTRAGSPDGGVVIVAHRGASAYAPENTLASIDKAAAMGFHWVENDVQRTKDGELVVLHDATLARTTDVEKVYPHRAPWKVKDFTAAEIARLDAGSWYGRRYVGTRVPTLRQYMERVSHNHQKLVLEIKNPDLYPGIERQTLKLLSNEGWLDPEHLRHRLVVQSFSARSVRTVHDLRPGITTAFLGKPTYAQLREYARFADLINPDSASLTSGYVYTVHAFKGPHGRPMKVFVWTVDDADTAQRLAGYGVDGVITNKPDAVRSALQES; from the coding sequence ATGCACGCGCGCGTGGCCGCCGCCACGACCACAGCGATTCTCGGGGGCACCGTGCTTCTCGGGGGCACCGCCTCATTACTGCCCGCTCCCCACACGCGGGCCGGCTCCCCGGACGGCGGTGTCGTGATCGTCGCGCACCGCGGCGCCTCCGCGTACGCGCCCGAGAACACCCTGGCCTCCATCGACAAGGCCGCCGCGATGGGTTTCCACTGGGTCGAGAACGACGTCCAGCGCACCAAGGACGGTGAGCTCGTCGTCCTCCACGACGCCACACTGGCGCGCACGACCGATGTCGAGAAGGTCTATCCCCACCGGGCTCCCTGGAAGGTGAAGGACTTCACCGCCGCGGAGATCGCGCGTCTCGACGCGGGCAGCTGGTACGGCCGTCGGTACGTCGGTACGCGCGTGCCGACGCTGCGCCAGTACATGGAGCGGGTCTCGCACAACCACCAGAAGCTCGTCCTGGAGATCAAGAACCCCGACCTCTATCCGGGCATCGAGCGGCAGACCCTCAAGCTGCTGAGCAACGAGGGCTGGCTCGACCCGGAGCACCTGCGGCACCGGCTGGTCGTCCAGAGTTTCAGCGCGCGGAGCGTGCGAACGGTCCACGATCTGCGTCCCGGGATCACGACGGCCTTCCTGGGCAAGCCGACGTACGCGCAGTTGCGCGAGTACGCGCGGTTCGCCGACCTGATCAACCCGGACAGCGCCTCCCTCACCTCCGGTTACGTCTACACGGTCCATGCCTTCAAGGGGCCGCACGGCAGGCCGATGAAGGTCTTCGTCTGGACCGTCGACGACGCGGACACCGCCCAGCGCCTGGCGGGCTACGGCGTGGACGGCGTCATCACGAACAAACCCGATGCGGTCCGCAGCGCGCTGCAGGAGAGCTAA